In Oryza sativa Japonica Group chromosome 3, ASM3414082v1, one DNA window encodes the following:
- the LOC9272157 gene encoding FRIGIDA-like protein 1: MAEGETPPSSSAAAAAPVLAALASLQTYSSALSAFTSAWRALYSDATALDSTLASRLEGFSELDLLCSAMDGPGLRAYLTEHRDALQDSSLPALDAALLVAPDPGRLVLSAAAGFCRAPPTEGAAKVACRLLVDLLDRLRALGVKPSPEARDEARAIAADWKRSKRIGPQAVLKKETIAFLLLVGAFGLVDDVGDASEVLDLVVSVSGRERAVEAFVGLGLDLEKHMPVFIHTMIKKGKQLEAVKFIQALNLVEKYPLLPVLRSYISDAAKAGNMIRIRGDDSACQTEADAKERMLLGVLQKFIKDQKLEELPILEIVKQRLAHLEKKSVERKRAASAAIEAAHEVSKKIQKQEKQQQQVQSAMRSRVPGKAAQNSLSQNIHSVDSLSRPLMSSQSMGISGVLNLYQAASSQNIIPAISPSPLSQHPVGIKNQTLNTPPVQTRYGGLADYYGLSSGRPRPDSVSPGSSVTSAHTSSRSKLYSADPLAAVSRASDKKGSSYNYSLSSMSTYNPNP, encoded by the exons ATGGCTGAGGGCGAGacgcccccctcctcctccgccgccgccgcggcccccgtcctcgccgcgctcgcctcgctcCAGACCTACTCCTCCGCGCTCTCCGCATTCACCTCCGCATGGCGGGCTCTCTACTCCGACGCCACCGCGCTCGACTCAACCCTCGCGTCCCGCCTCGAGGGCTTCTCCGAGCTCGACCTGCTGTGCTCCGCCATGGACGGGCCAGGCCTCCGCGCGTACCTCACCGAGCACAGGGACGCGCTGCAGGACTCGTCCCTGCCGGCCCTCGACGCCGCCCTCCTGGTGGCCCCCGACCCGGGGCGCCTGGTGctctccgcggcggcgggcttCTGCCGCGCGCCGCCTACGGAAGGTGCGGCCAAGGTGGCGTGCCGCCTGCTCGTCGACCTGCTCGACCGGCTGCGCGCGCTCGGCGTGAAGCCCTCGCCGGAGGCGCGCGACGAGGCCAGGGCTATCGCGGCCGACTGGAAGCGGAGCAAGCGGATCGGGCCGCAGGCCGTGCTTAAGAAGGAGACGATCGCCTTCCTGCTCCTCGTGGGGGCGTTTGGGTTGGTGGATGATGTCGGCGACGCGAGCGAGGTGCTCGATCTGGTCGTGTCGGTGTCTGGCCGGGAGCGCGCCGTTGAGGCTTTCGTCGGCCTTGGGCTCGATCTTGAGAAGCACATGCCAG TTTTCATTCATACAATGATAAAGAAAGGCAAACAGCTGGAGGCGGTTAAATTCATTCAAGCTCTTAATTTGGTGGAAAAATATCCTTTATTGCCTGTTCTGAGGTCGTACATCAGTGATGCTGCAAAAGCTGGGAACATGATCCGCATCAGAGGAGATGATTCTGCTTGTCAG ACTGAAGCCGATGCAAAAGAGCGCATGCTGCTCGGAGTATTGCAGAAGTTCATCAAAGACCAGAAGCTAGAAGAACTACCTATTTTGGAAATAGTTAAACAGCGGCTGGCACATTTGGAGAAGAAAAGTGTGGAGAGAAAGCGAGCAGCTAGTGCTGCTATTGAAGCAGCTCATGAAGTAAGTAAGAAGATTCAGAAGCAAGAGAAGCAACAGCAGCAGGTGCAGTCAGCTATGCGATCACGGGTTCCAGGTAAAGCAGCACAAAATTCCTTAAGCCAAAACATCCATTCGGTTGATTCCCTCAGTCGACCGCTCATGTCGAGCCAGAGCATGGGTATCTCAGGAGTATTAAATTTGTACCAAGCTGCTTCAAGCCAGAATATAATTCCGGCTATTAGTCCGAGCCCACTGAGCCAACATCCCGTTGGCATCAAGAATCAGACCCTGAATACACCGCCTGTTCAGACTCGGTATGGTGGCTTGGCTGACTACTATGGACTGTCCTCCGGCAGACCTAGGCCCGACTCTGTATCTCCTGGATCAAGTGTTACGAGTGCACACACATCTTCCAGATCAAAGCTCTATTCTGCAGATCCCCTGGCTGCTGTCTCCCGAGCATCAGATAAGAAGGGTTCGTCTTACAACTATTCGTTGTCAAGTATGTCGACATATAATCCTAATCCATAA
- the LOC136355900 gene encoding uncharacterized protein, with product MAGEYWTLKVFKHDRGPNTDILEKKIERNNICYSNLIRLLETEGYEASDELFFTSSDTYCCGTLTKIEGETHVKDMIMENDKSKMADLHLFKAIQRTPFSPLKIDNVKVIAGSSQQEDNIDYNPELIGVADDQHSISSGDTDHEQEKVDYVEKLNEMKRQREDPMTHCEGDTDIDDLYTPEDADVDLGVVDIDDMSCELSHPPSEDGGLSTLECETDEENKPPPGKRRRGKGIQVQSIYFDESNMMDTSQLCKGMCFTDAGQFRKALKSYHIVKGRDYKYTRNKADRIKVKCSQDKVKCDFFIRASQVGSEKTFMVREMIAPHTCPSHRNCTRVDSTWLSERYEDDFRSDPNWKVEAFMARCLRETCTYISKSKAYRARRKATEKVLGNKEKQYKRIRDYLQTLIDTNPGTTAVVTTINRDVLGLAPRFSGLFICFSAQKEGFINGCMPFISIDGCFVKLTNGAQVLAASARDGNNNMFPIAFAVVGKEDTDSWTWFLEMLKCTIGSGEEHGGWTFMSDRQKGLMNAIPIVFPDSEHRYCKRHLLQNMGNKGWRGEKYKGFVDATIYATTVWDYDKAMEDIKKLNLKAWEWLIAIGKEHFSRHAFSPKAKSDLVVNNLSEVFNKYILDARDKPIVTMVEHIRRKVMAGHTPEDYVVDYFRKDAYMRTYTAVIYPVPDEHSWTKTDSPDIDPPKFDKHVGRPKKSRRKGPDEGPRVQGPARKTTSTCSNCRRDGHTYRTCGKPLRPNLQLRAANIKARKRGVASSSHENSNEAPSLGMIGGRGSARGRPSARGRSRGRLNTWFSTQ from the exons ATGGCTGGTGAGTATTGGACACTCAAGGTTTTCAAACATGATCGTGGACCAAACACTGATATTTTGGAGAAAAAGATAGAGAGAAATAATATATGCTACTCCAACTTGATCAGGCTACTGGAAACAGAGGGTTATGAAGCAAGTGATGAGTTATTTTTCACAAGTAGCGATACATACTGTTGTGGCACTTTGACCAAGATTGAAGGTGAAACACATGTGAAGGACATGATCATGGAGAATGACAAGAGCAAGATGGCTGATTTACACTTGTTCAAGGCAATACAGAGAACACCCTTTTCTCCTCTGAAAATTGATAATGTTAAGGTCATTGCAGGGTCATCTCAGCAGGAAGATAACATTGATTACAACCCTGAACTGATAGGCGTGGCAGACGACCAACATAGCATTTCAAGTGGTGACACGGATCATGAACAAGAAAAGGTCGATTATGTTGAGAAACTAAATGAGATGAAGAGGCAGAGGGAAGATCCAATGACCCATTGTGAAGGTGACACTGATATTGATGATTTGTATACCCCTGAGGACGCTGATGTAGATTTGGGTGTTGTAGACATAGACGATATGTCATGTGAGCTGTCTCATCCACCTAGTGAGGATGGTGGATTGAGCACACTTGAATGTGAGACAGACGAAGAGAACAAACCACCACcagggaaaaggaggagaggaaaagGAATTCAAGTTCAGAGCATTTATTTTGACGAGAGCAATATGATGGACACAAGCCAATTGTGCAAGGGCATGTGTTTCACCGACGCAGGACAATTTAGAAAGGCTTTGAAGTCGTACCACATTGTAAAAGGGAGGGATTATAAGTACACCAGGAATAAAGCTGATAGGATAAAAGTGAAGTGTAGTCAAGATAAGGTTAAGTGTGATTTCTTCATTAGAGCATCACAAGTTGGGAGCGAGAAAACATTCATGGTTAGAGAGATGATTGCTCCCCACACATGTCCAAGTCATAGAAACTGCACCCGAGTTGACAGCACATGGCTAAGCGAAAGATATGAGGATGACTTTCGGAGTGATCCAAATTGGAAGGTTGAAGCTTTTATGGCCAGATGTCTGAGGGAAACATGCACATACATATCAAAAAGTAAGGCTTATAGAGCAAGGAGAAAGGCTACAGAGAAGGTTCTGGGCAATAAAGAAAAGCAATACAAGAGGATTAGAGACTATTTGCAAACATTAATTGACACCAACCCAGGCACTACAGCAGTGGTGACAACCATCAATAGAGATGTTTTAGGATTAGCACCAAGATTTAGTGGACTATTCATATGTTTCAGTGCTCAGAAAGAAGGCTTTATAAATGGTTGCATGCCTTTCATAA GTATTGATGGTTGTTTTGTGAAGCTAACAAATGGTGCACAGGTGTTGGCAGCTTCAGCAAGGGATGGGAATAACAACATGTTCCCAATTGCATTTGCAGTTGTCGGAAAAGAGGACACAGATAGCTGGACATGGTTCTTAGAAATGTTGAAGTGTACAATTGGATCTGGAGAAGAACATGGTGGTTGGACGTTCATGTCAGATAGGCAGAAG GGTCTTATGAATGCAATCCCAATTGTTTTTCCTGACAGCGAGCATAGATATTGTAAAAGGCATTTGTTGCAAAATATGGGCAACAAAGGTTGGAGAGGTGAGAAATACAAGGGTTTTGTTGATGCTACAATTTATGCCACAACCGTGTGGGACTATGATAAAGCTATGGAagacataaaaaaattgaacttgAAAGCTTGGGAATGGCTTATTGCAATTGGCAAGGAACACTTTAGTAGGCATGCTTTCTCACCTAAAGCAAAGTCAGACCTAGTTGTTAATAATTTGAGTGAGGTGTTCAATAAATATATTCTAGATGCAAGGGACAAACCGATTGTCACTATGGTCGAACACATAAGGAGAAAAGTAATG GCAGGGCATACACCTGAAGATTATGTCGTTGATTATTTTAGGAAGGATGCTTATATGAGAACATATACTGCAGTTATCTATCCAGTCCCTGATGAGCATAGCTGGACAAAAACAGATTCACCTGATATTGATCCACCAAAGTTTGACAAACATGTTGGAAGGCCAAAGAAAAGTCGACGTAAAGGACCAGATGAGGGTCCTAGGGTGCAAGGACCAGCGAGGAAGACTACAAGTACATGCTCAAACTGTAGAAGGGATGGACACACATATCGTACTTGTGGAAAACCTCTCAGGCCTAATCTTCAACTTAGGGCAGCAAACATTAAG GCAAGAAAACGTGGGGTTGCATCTTCGTCCCATGAAAACTCAAACGAGGCTCCTTCTCTTGGCATGATTGGTGGCAGGGGTAGTGCAAGGGGCCGACCAAGTGCAAGAGGGAGGAGCAGAGGCAGATTGAACACCTGGTTCTCAACACAGTGA